AGTGGCCCGGTTCCGGTATCAAGCATGATGTTGATGGAACGCGTGCCCTGCGTAGTCTCCACTTGAACCTGCGGATTGCCCTGGATGCTCGGCGCGAGGTCCGGCGGAAAATCGGTAGTAATATCGGCTTCCCCGGTCCTCAAGGCGGCCACCCGCGCAGCGGGGTCCGGAATAAGTCGAAACACAAGCGTCTGAATGCTGGGAGTACCGCCCCAGTATGCGGTGTTAGCCACCAAGGTCACACGATCGTCCTTGACCCAAGACTGAAACCGATATGGGCCCGTCCCCACAGGGTGGGTTGCAACGTAACTCGCGCCCTGGGTCTGATAGTAGCGCGGCGGCATAATGCCAACCAGCGTCAGATTAAAGAGCAGCAACGGCATGGGGTCTGCCGTGGTGACTTGCACAGTGTAGGGGTCCACGATGCGGACATCCTTGACCCCATTCAGCAAGTAGTTCTGCGCGGATTCTTTGAGCAAGTCGCGGTCGAACGTGAATTTTACCGCTGTCGCATCGAACGGCTCGCCATTGTGAAAGCGCACACCTTTGCGCAGCGAGAACTCCCACGTCGTGGGATTGATTATCTTGTACCCTGTTGCCAACATGGGAGTGATCTTCCCACTTTCGCTTCGCATGAACAGAGGGTCGTAGATGTGCAAAGTAACATTGTACCCTGAGCGGGAGATCTCCTGAAACGCGTCGAGGCTTGCTGGTTCCGTCCCTTGCGCCACCGTTACAGCGCCAGTGGCTGCAAGCGAGGGTATGCCCGTTGCCGTAGGCATCGCGCCAGCTACGGCGATCACGAGAAACAGCAGCACCTTGCGTATCGGCATTGCATCCCCTCCCTGTCCTGGAACTCTGTGCTCCTGAACCGTCAATTGGCACTCGGTCGTAAGATTGCCGATTGTTGACAATCATACA
This genomic window from bacterium contains:
- a CDS encoding ABC transporter substrate-binding protein: MPIRKVLLFLVIAVAGAMPTATGIPSLAATGAVTVAQGTEPASLDAFQEISRSGYNVTLHIYDPLFMRSESGKITPMLATGYKIINPTTWEFSLRKGVRFHNGEPFDATAVKFTFDRDLLKESAQNYLLNGVKDVRIVDPYTVQVTTADPMPLLLFNLTLVGIMPPRYYQTQGASYVATHPVGTGPYRFQSWVKDDRVTLVANTAYWGGTPSIQTLVFRLIPDPAARVAALRTGEADITTDFPPDLAPSIQGNPQVQVETTQGTRSINIMLDTGTGPLRDKRVRQALNYAVDKDTIVKKLLGGFGTVESTLVPAPYLGFNPLLKPYSYDPAKAKQLLSQAGYPNGFPIVFQSPRGRYLADAEVSQAVVGYLKAVGVNADLKYFEWGNYVNMYFKHQLGPIFLIGSASAALDAGDALENVSCGVWDSWYCNQAIQARYMKAKSTLDPAGRAQQYREIQSLIYDEAPIIFMYTQQGIYGVNKRLNWTPRADETLWLAKTTVK